Proteins from a genomic interval of Oncorhynchus clarkii lewisi isolate Uvic-CL-2024 chromosome 13, UVic_Ocla_1.0, whole genome shotgun sequence:
- the LOC139365052 gene encoding homologous recombination OB-fold protein-like isoform X2: MTCKWNGLFNVGEDFNDEDLLEMDWSAPSVSASTVSSAAQSCFLRSTAASTPAAPYGQNNSHQPTTDGILAHRGLSNGPGSDNSTPNSVGQSPALGLRQLSTSKPLHSFPLPPLHLPTLSRGLCTVTQHSSSPAQQMKSNTTGQQEAPSPQDDFDDWDVDLADLDESDPQMSTWAQVRETASAADLTKPSDDSVSPAKRLRPTACGGAQTGPNVGLRGFSTSNQTSGLPSSSSILHRSSFPGPFPSPRPDPSATFLLAPPQSPVFPGLTMASSPFPRPVTPRPVRGLPSQVQRPWATPLAQGRSLFDPISPAPSSRFGGPMPSPSLTPRSLHTPIFTNHLIQLVSNSNKTPQRPGSDHIRTNTRRFPGPAGILPQQQLHGQSLDDIVVAIPQTPAHGAVARLPSQVPSSQTEEEDFSGGPWAAMKAEMGLDERNSSCFLHSYSVAMVLRKAALKQLVKNKVPNMAVVLKSILHTHADAKAVFRDPTGEMQGTVHRRLLEDRLGELKTGALLLLKQVGVFSPSHRNHYLNVTPNNLLRIYPPDGSTPSSTQSQLLPLPLVSADSGAGSSSVPQGPPAAPLDLSWDADDLDELLGELPVESYCL, from the exons ATG ACTTGCAAGTGGAATGGATTATTTAACGTTGGGGAGGACTTCAATGATGAG gatctACTTGAGATGGACTGGTCTGCTCCATCAGTGTCTGCTAGCACAGTGTCCTCTGCAGCACAGTCCTGTTTCCTCCGTTCAACTGCAGCATCAACTCCTGCTGCCCCCTATGGTCAGAATAACTCACATCAACCAACCACAGACGGCATACTTGCCCATAGGGGCCTGTCGAATGGCCCAGGGTCAGATAATTCAACACCGAACAGTGTAGGACAGTCTCCTGCTTTGGGTTTGAGACAGCTCTCTACATCTAAACCATTGCACTcattccctcttccccctctccaccttCCTACACTGAGTAGGGGACTGTGTACAGTTACCCAACATAGCTCCTCACCAGCTCAACAGATGAAGTCAAACACAACAGGACAGCAAGAGGCCCCCTCGCCGCAGGATGACTTTGATGATTGGGATGTTGACCTGGCAGACCTAGATGAAAGTGACCCACAGATGAGCACTTGGGCTCAGGTCCGAGAAACTGCTTCAGCTGCAGATCTAACCAAGCCCAGCGATGACTCTGTATCCCCAGCCAAAAGACTACGGCCCACAGCCTGTGGTGGTGCTCAAACCGGGCCCAATGTGGGTCTGAGAGGATTCAGTACCTCTAACCAAACGTCTGGTCttcccagtagtagtagtatactcCACAGGTCCTCATTCCCTggtcctttcccctctccccgcCCTGATCCTAGTGCTACTTTCCTCCTAGCTCCACCCCAAAGCCCAGTGTTTCCTGGCCTCACCATGGCCTCCAGCCCCTTCCCCAGGCCTGTGACCCCCAGGCCAGTCAGAGGGCTTCCTTCCCAGGTACAGAGGCCCTGGGCTACACCTCTGGCTCAGGGACGCAGCCTTTTTGACCCCATCTCCCCAGCCCCCTCTAGTAGGTTTGGTGGACCCATGCCTTCCCCCAGTCTCACCCCACGTTCCCTCCACACGCCCATCTTCACTAACCACTTGATTCAGCTGGTGTCCAACTCCAACAAGACCCCCCAGAGACCGGGTTCTGACCACATCCGGACCAATACCCGCCGCTTCCCCGGGCCTGCAGGAATCCTACCACAACAG CAGCTCCATGGGCAGAGCCTGGATGACATCGTGGTGGCCATTCCTCAGACACCTGCACATGGGGCCGTGGCTCGACTGCCCAGTCAG GTTCCCAGCTCTCAGACTGAGGAAGAGGATTTCAGTGGAGGTCCGTGGGCAGCGATGAAAGCAGAGATGGGATTGGACGAAAGGAACTCTTCCTGTTTTCTGCACTCTTACAGCGTGGCCATGGTACTCCGCAAG gcgGCCCTGAAACAGCTGGTGAAGAACAAGGTCCCCAACATGGCTGTGGTACTAAAGAGCATCCTCCACACACACGCTGATGCCAAGGCTGTGTTCAGGGATCCCACAG GAGAGATGCAGGGCACAGTGCACCGGCGCCTCCTAGAGGACAGACTAGGGGAGCTCAAGACGGGGGCGTTACTGTTGCTCAAACAG GTGGGTGTGTTCTCTCCGTCCCACCGTAACCACTACCTGAACGTGACACCCAACAACCTCCTGAGGATCTACCCTCCTGACGGCTCGACCCCGTCCTCCACACAGAGCCAGCTGCTCCCACTCCCCCTG GTCTCTGCAGACTCTGGTGCTGGCTcctctagtgttccacagggcCCGCCTGCTGCACCACTGGACCTGTCCTGGGACGCAG ATGACCTTGATGAGCTTCTTGGGGAGTTGCCTGTTGAGTCCTACTGCCTCTGA
- the LOC139365052 gene encoding homologous recombination OB-fold protein-like isoform X1, whose protein sequence is MTCKWNGLFNVGEDFNDEDLLEMDWSAPSVSASTVSSAAQSCFLRSTAASTPAAPYGQNNSHQPTTDGILAHRGLSNGPGSDNSTPNSVGQSPALGLRQLSTSKPLHSFPLPPLHLPTLSRGLCTVTQHSSSPAQQMKSNTTGQQEAPSPQDDFDDWDVDLADLDESDPQMSTWAQVRETASAADLTKPSDDSVSPAKRLRPTACGGAQTGPNVGLRGFSTSNQTSGLPSSSSILHRSSFPGPFPSPRPDPSATFLLAPPQSPVFPGLTMASSPFPRPVTPRPVRGLPSQVQRPWATPLAQGRSLFDPISPAPSSRFGGPMPSPSLTPRSLHTPIFTNHLIQLVSNSNKTPQRPGSDHIRTNTRRFPGPAGILPQQQLHGQSLDDIVVAIPQTPAHGAVARLPSQVPSSQTEEEDFSGGPWAAMKAEMGLDERNSSCFLHSYSVAMVLRKAALKQLVKNKVPNMAVVLKSILHTHADAKAVFRDPTGEMQGTVHRRLLEDRLGELKTGALLLLKQVGVFSPSHRNHYLNVTPNNLLRIYPPDGSTPSSTQSQLLPLPLEPMLESPDQSSSVPGAPVSQMELFYDNDDEEDVRAPQVSADSGAGSSSVPQGPPAAPLDLSWDADDLDELLGELPVESYCL, encoded by the exons ATG ACTTGCAAGTGGAATGGATTATTTAACGTTGGGGAGGACTTCAATGATGAG gatctACTTGAGATGGACTGGTCTGCTCCATCAGTGTCTGCTAGCACAGTGTCCTCTGCAGCACAGTCCTGTTTCCTCCGTTCAACTGCAGCATCAACTCCTGCTGCCCCCTATGGTCAGAATAACTCACATCAACCAACCACAGACGGCATACTTGCCCATAGGGGCCTGTCGAATGGCCCAGGGTCAGATAATTCAACACCGAACAGTGTAGGACAGTCTCCTGCTTTGGGTTTGAGACAGCTCTCTACATCTAAACCATTGCACTcattccctcttccccctctccaccttCCTACACTGAGTAGGGGACTGTGTACAGTTACCCAACATAGCTCCTCACCAGCTCAACAGATGAAGTCAAACACAACAGGACAGCAAGAGGCCCCCTCGCCGCAGGATGACTTTGATGATTGGGATGTTGACCTGGCAGACCTAGATGAAAGTGACCCACAGATGAGCACTTGGGCTCAGGTCCGAGAAACTGCTTCAGCTGCAGATCTAACCAAGCCCAGCGATGACTCTGTATCCCCAGCCAAAAGACTACGGCCCACAGCCTGTGGTGGTGCTCAAACCGGGCCCAATGTGGGTCTGAGAGGATTCAGTACCTCTAACCAAACGTCTGGTCttcccagtagtagtagtatactcCACAGGTCCTCATTCCCTggtcctttcccctctccccgcCCTGATCCTAGTGCTACTTTCCTCCTAGCTCCACCCCAAAGCCCAGTGTTTCCTGGCCTCACCATGGCCTCCAGCCCCTTCCCCAGGCCTGTGACCCCCAGGCCAGTCAGAGGGCTTCCTTCCCAGGTACAGAGGCCCTGGGCTACACCTCTGGCTCAGGGACGCAGCCTTTTTGACCCCATCTCCCCAGCCCCCTCTAGTAGGTTTGGTGGACCCATGCCTTCCCCCAGTCTCACCCCACGTTCCCTCCACACGCCCATCTTCACTAACCACTTGATTCAGCTGGTGTCCAACTCCAACAAGACCCCCCAGAGACCGGGTTCTGACCACATCCGGACCAATACCCGCCGCTTCCCCGGGCCTGCAGGAATCCTACCACAACAG CAGCTCCATGGGCAGAGCCTGGATGACATCGTGGTGGCCATTCCTCAGACACCTGCACATGGGGCCGTGGCTCGACTGCCCAGTCAG GTTCCCAGCTCTCAGACTGAGGAAGAGGATTTCAGTGGAGGTCCGTGGGCAGCGATGAAAGCAGAGATGGGATTGGACGAAAGGAACTCTTCCTGTTTTCTGCACTCTTACAGCGTGGCCATGGTACTCCGCAAG gcgGCCCTGAAACAGCTGGTGAAGAACAAGGTCCCCAACATGGCTGTGGTACTAAAGAGCATCCTCCACACACACGCTGATGCCAAGGCTGTGTTCAGGGATCCCACAG GAGAGATGCAGGGCACAGTGCACCGGCGCCTCCTAGAGGACAGACTAGGGGAGCTCAAGACGGGGGCGTTACTGTTGCTCAAACAG GTGGGTGTGTTCTCTCCGTCCCACCGTAACCACTACCTGAACGTGACACCCAACAACCTCCTGAGGATCTACCCTCCTGACGGCTCGACCCCGTCCTCCACACAGAGCCAGCTGCTCCCACTCCCCCTG GAGCCAATGTTAGAATCACCTGATCAGTCCTCCAGTGTCCCAGGAGCCCCTGTGTCTCAGATGGAGTTGTTctatgataatgatgatgaagaggatgtTCGGGCCCCACAGGTCTCTGCAGACTCTGGTGCTGGCTcctctagtgttccacagggcCCGCCTGCTGCACCACTGGACCTGTCCTGGGACGCAG ATGACCTTGATGAGCTTCTTGGGGAGTTGCCTGTTGAGTCCTACTGCCTCTGA
- the LOC139365052 gene encoding homologous recombination OB-fold protein-like isoform X3: MTCKWNGLFNVGEDFNDEDLLEMDWSAPSVSASTVSSAAQSCFLRSTAASTPAAPYGQNNSHQPTTDGILAHRGLSNGPGSDNSTPNSVGQSPALGLRQLSTSKPLHSFPLPPLHLPTLSRGLCTVTQHSSSPAQQMKSNTTGQQEAPSPQDDFDDWDVDLADLDESDPQMSTWAQVRETASAADLTKPSDDSVSPAKRLRPTACGGAQTGPNVGLRGFSTSNQTSGLPSSSSILHRSSFPGPFPSPRPDPSATFLLAPPQSPVFPGLTMASSPFPRPVTPRPVRGLPSQVQRPWATPLAQGRSLFDPISPAPSSRFGGPMPSPSLTPRSLHTPIFTNHLIQLVSNSNKTPQRPGSDHIRTNTRRFPGPAGILPQQLHGQSLDDIVVAIPQTPAHGAVARLPSQVPSSQTEEEDFSGGPWAAMKAEMGLDERNSSCFLHSYSVAMVLRKAALKQLVKNKVPNMAVVLKSILHTHADAKAVFRDPTGEMQGTVHRRLLEDRLGELKTGALLLLKQVGVFSPSHRNHYLNVTPNNLLRIYPPDGSTPSSTQSQLLPLPLEPMLESPDQSSSVPGAPVSQMELFYDNDDEEDVRAPQVSADSGAGSSSVPQGPPAAPLDLSWDADDLDELLGELPVESYCL, from the exons ATG ACTTGCAAGTGGAATGGATTATTTAACGTTGGGGAGGACTTCAATGATGAG gatctACTTGAGATGGACTGGTCTGCTCCATCAGTGTCTGCTAGCACAGTGTCCTCTGCAGCACAGTCCTGTTTCCTCCGTTCAACTGCAGCATCAACTCCTGCTGCCCCCTATGGTCAGAATAACTCACATCAACCAACCACAGACGGCATACTTGCCCATAGGGGCCTGTCGAATGGCCCAGGGTCAGATAATTCAACACCGAACAGTGTAGGACAGTCTCCTGCTTTGGGTTTGAGACAGCTCTCTACATCTAAACCATTGCACTcattccctcttccccctctccaccttCCTACACTGAGTAGGGGACTGTGTACAGTTACCCAACATAGCTCCTCACCAGCTCAACAGATGAAGTCAAACACAACAGGACAGCAAGAGGCCCCCTCGCCGCAGGATGACTTTGATGATTGGGATGTTGACCTGGCAGACCTAGATGAAAGTGACCCACAGATGAGCACTTGGGCTCAGGTCCGAGAAACTGCTTCAGCTGCAGATCTAACCAAGCCCAGCGATGACTCTGTATCCCCAGCCAAAAGACTACGGCCCACAGCCTGTGGTGGTGCTCAAACCGGGCCCAATGTGGGTCTGAGAGGATTCAGTACCTCTAACCAAACGTCTGGTCttcccagtagtagtagtatactcCACAGGTCCTCATTCCCTggtcctttcccctctccccgcCCTGATCCTAGTGCTACTTTCCTCCTAGCTCCACCCCAAAGCCCAGTGTTTCCTGGCCTCACCATGGCCTCCAGCCCCTTCCCCAGGCCTGTGACCCCCAGGCCAGTCAGAGGGCTTCCTTCCCAGGTACAGAGGCCCTGGGCTACACCTCTGGCTCAGGGACGCAGCCTTTTTGACCCCATCTCCCCAGCCCCCTCTAGTAGGTTTGGTGGACCCATGCCTTCCCCCAGTCTCACCCCACGTTCCCTCCACACGCCCATCTTCACTAACCACTTGATTCAGCTGGTGTCCAACTCCAACAAGACCCCCCAGAGACCGGGTTCTGACCACATCCGGACCAATACCCGCCGCTTCCCCGGGCCTGCAGGAATCCTACCACAACAG CTCCATGGGCAGAGCCTGGATGACATCGTGGTGGCCATTCCTCAGACACCTGCACATGGGGCCGTGGCTCGACTGCCCAGTCAG GTTCCCAGCTCTCAGACTGAGGAAGAGGATTTCAGTGGAGGTCCGTGGGCAGCGATGAAAGCAGAGATGGGATTGGACGAAAGGAACTCTTCCTGTTTTCTGCACTCTTACAGCGTGGCCATGGTACTCCGCAAG gcgGCCCTGAAACAGCTGGTGAAGAACAAGGTCCCCAACATGGCTGTGGTACTAAAGAGCATCCTCCACACACACGCTGATGCCAAGGCTGTGTTCAGGGATCCCACAG GAGAGATGCAGGGCACAGTGCACCGGCGCCTCCTAGAGGACAGACTAGGGGAGCTCAAGACGGGGGCGTTACTGTTGCTCAAACAG GTGGGTGTGTTCTCTCCGTCCCACCGTAACCACTACCTGAACGTGACACCCAACAACCTCCTGAGGATCTACCCTCCTGACGGCTCGACCCCGTCCTCCACACAGAGCCAGCTGCTCCCACTCCCCCTG GAGCCAATGTTAGAATCACCTGATCAGTCCTCCAGTGTCCCAGGAGCCCCTGTGTCTCAGATGGAGTTGTTctatgataatgatgatgaagaggatgtTCGGGCCCCACAGGTCTCTGCAGACTCTGGTGCTGGCTcctctagtgttccacagggcCCGCCTGCTGCACCACTGGACCTGTCCTGGGACGCAG ATGACCTTGATGAGCTTCTTGGGGAGTTGCCTGTTGAGTCCTACTGCCTCTGA